Proteins encoded by one window of Cloeon dipterum chromosome 2, ieCloDipt1.1, whole genome shotgun sequence:
- the LOC135937587 gene encoding SID1 transmembrane family member 1-like, translating into MEKILKEQKMQHAAMRGRHEDSGLVEQSDDTPRRRTTIEPQFTIGSNDHSAPPPLKVVPGTLGQYYEQWIDQNHTMIVNYNTSKCPISHVTRSFNMIGDFKQNIAIEKSIDWMRMSRSRNLNINNINRDIEDEKWFKRYSILSSWTGSKTSNEITTKITIQRQESCKSVDGFLTTEEPSSGYCNPSEDSSTDTPGRFIWIIVFMFLYGVPFSLTIAMYNLDINNFDYLDTRCYYNFHCAHPKLRIIDFNHVVSNAGYCILGVIFVLIVKLLHRESNVNGVQLQSSLYYAMGMSLFAEGFFSACYHTCPNRYSFQIDTIYMYVMAVLCMLAIYQKRRADITRQERKWIYSFLSFICVSSWLGVLLDTKIWFWPVFSVMHFSCTIFLAFNCKINSSNLNCKRYKKESSSWYRRGTILFFFLFNLTFDIVVNILRPQVCTSVLLYLLILNLAYGSGVYITLKIVKDTEICTMKRSPWKSKCFWFIVATCVCLALSTGFFALGISYYLQTSNNWESPPAISRTLNKQCVLFGFFDNHDIWHFLSAPGLFFYFLFLFIIDRHLDDVPSDQISALF; encoded by the exons ATTGAGCCACAGTTCACAATCGGCAGCAATGACCACAGTGCACCACCGCCGTTGAAGGTGGTGCCAG GCACCCTTGGACAATACTACGAACAATGGATAGACCAAAACCACACAATGATCGTCAACTACAACACGTCCAAG TGTCCGATCAGTCACGTCACCCGTAGCTTCAATATGATTGGCGACTTCAAGCAAAACAT AGCCATAGAGAAGAGCATAGATTGGATGAGGATGAGTAGATCCAGAAATCTCAATATAAATAACATCAACAGAGATATCGAAGACGAAAAATGGTTCAAAAGAT attCAATATTAAGTTCATGGACTGGCAGCAAGACAAGTAATGAAATTACCACGAAAATTACTATACAGCGTCAGGAAAGTTGCAAAAGTGTAGATGGCTTTCTGACAACTGAAGAACCAAGCAG CGGTTATTGCAATCCATCGGAGGACAGCAGTACAGACACACCGGGCAGATTTATTTGGATCATAGTTTTCATGTTTCTGTATGGCGTTCCATTCTCCCTCACAATAGCGATGTACAACCTAGACATcaacaattttgattatttg GACACCAGATGCTACTACAACTTCCACTGCGCACACCCAAAGTTGCGCATCATCGACTTTAACCACGTCGTGTCGAATGCCGGATATTGCATTTTGGGCGTTATTTTCGTTCTGATAGTAAAGCTGTTGCACCGGGAAAGTAATGTAAATGGCGTTCAACTGCAGTCCAGCCTCTACTACGCCATGGGCATGTCTCTGTTTGCTGAGGGTTTCTTTAGCGCCTGTTACCACACGTGCCCAAACCGCTATAGCTTCCAAATag ATACGATCTATATGTACGTGATGGCAGTGCTGTGCATGTTGGCGATATATCAAAAGCGTCGCGCAGACATCACGCGACAGGAGCGCAAATGGATCTACTCTTTCCTGTCATTCATCTGCGTCTCTAGCTGGCTTGGTGTTCTACTCGACACCAAAATCTGGTTTTGGCCAGTGTTCAGCGtcatgcatttttcatgcactATCTTTTTAGCATTTAATTGTAAGATAAACTCGTCAAACTTGAACTGCAAACGATATAAGAAAGAGTCAAGTTCCTGGTATAGAAGAGGCACAATATTGTTTT TTTTCCTGTTCAACCTTACATTTGACATCGTTGTTAATATATTACGTCCACAAGTCTGCACCTCAGTACTATTGTATTTGCTGATTTTAAACTTGGCCTATGGATCTGGAGTCTACATTACATTGAAGATCGTGAAAGACACGGAAATTTg TACCATGAAGCGCTCCCCTTGGAAATCGAAGTGCTTCTGGTTCATCGTGGCAACGTGCGTTTGCCTTGCTCTCAGCACCGGTTTTTTTGCTCTCGGAATCTCCTATTATCTGCAAACCAGCAACAACTGGGAAAGTCCGCCAGCTATCTCGAGGACTTTAAACAAACAGTGCGTCCTCTTTGGTTTCTTTGACAACCATGACATCTGGCACTTCTTGTCTGCTCCCGGCCTCTTCTTTTACTTTCTC TTCTTGTTCATCATCGACAGACACCTTGATGACGTACCGAGTGACCAGATTTCAGCTCTCTTCTAA